A single window of Providencia alcalifaciens DNA harbors:
- a CDS encoding GNAT family N-acetyltransferase → MDIQIRTATREDAPLILEMIIELAVYEKARHEVKASVTDIESSLFAPDSKTEALLCYVDGKPAGYAVFFTSYSTWLGNNGIYLEDLYVSPEYRGAGAGKKLLKHIAKLAFERQCQRLEWSVLDWNQPAIDFYQSIGAQPQDEWVRYRMDAETIAKFAN, encoded by the coding sequence ATGGATATACAAATTAGAACGGCAACCCGTGAAGATGCCCCACTGATTTTAGAGATGATTATTGAGTTAGCCGTCTATGAAAAAGCGCGTCATGAAGTGAAAGCCAGTGTTACTGATATTGAGAGTTCACTGTTTGCACCAGATTCCAAAACTGAAGCGTTACTGTGTTACGTTGATGGCAAACCGGCGGGTTATGCTGTGTTTTTTACCAGTTATTCAACATGGTTAGGGAATAATGGGATTTATTTAGAAGATTTGTACGTTTCCCCCGAATACCGTGGTGCAGGCGCAGGGAAAAAGCTTCTCAAGCATATTGCGAAATTGGCTTTTGAGCGTCAATGCCAACGCTTAGAGTGGAGCGTATTAGATTGGAATCAGCCAGCCATTGATTTTTACCAAAGCATCGGGGCACAACCACAAGACGAATGGGTGCGATATCGTATGGATGCTGAAACAATTGCTAAGTTTGCCAATTAA